In one Vulgatibacter incomptus genomic region, the following are encoded:
- a CDS encoding quinone-dependent dihydroorotate dehydrogenase, whose product MYPLLRPLFFLVDPERIHHLVARFLRLIGRNVALASRIRRSRTLGDPRLAVRAFGLDFPGPVGLAAGFDKGDGLAAGAFALGFGSVEVGTITPRAQPGNPRPRLFRLPRQQALINRMGFNNAGAEATASRYAELAFRPGPVGMNLGKNKDTPSERAPEDYLTAFETLAGVGDYFVVNVSSPNTPGLRDLQAPAALRAILGPLVAAAKGRGGKPVLLKLAPDLTDEAVDELADLAVEEGLAGLILANTTIGRPTAESEAIAREAGGMSGAPLLPRSLEIVRRVRRRLGDRLPIIGVGGIFGAEDAYRMIRAGATLVQVYTGFVYQGPGMVRTMEQGLIRLLDRDGLAKIADAVGLDAKD is encoded by the coding sequence ATGTACCCACTGCTCCGACCGCTCTTTTTCCTCGTCGATCCCGAGCGGATCCACCACCTCGTCGCCCGGTTCCTGCGCCTGATCGGACGCAACGTCGCCCTCGCCTCCCGGATCCGCAGGAGTAGGACCCTGGGGGATCCCCGCCTGGCGGTCCGCGCCTTCGGCCTGGATTTCCCCGGCCCCGTGGGCCTCGCCGCCGGCTTCGACAAGGGCGACGGCCTCGCCGCCGGCGCCTTCGCCCTCGGCTTCGGCTCGGTGGAGGTGGGGACGATCACGCCCAGGGCGCAGCCGGGCAACCCGCGTCCCCGGCTCTTCCGCCTCCCGCGGCAGCAGGCGCTGATCAACCGCATGGGCTTCAACAACGCGGGCGCGGAGGCCACCGCCAGCCGCTACGCCGAGCTCGCTTTCCGGCCCGGCCCGGTGGGCATGAACCTGGGCAAGAACAAGGACACGCCGTCGGAGCGGGCGCCCGAAGACTACCTGACCGCCTTCGAGACCCTCGCCGGCGTCGGCGACTACTTCGTCGTGAACGTGTCGTCGCCGAACACGCCCGGTCTACGCGACCTCCAGGCGCCCGCCGCCCTCCGCGCGATCCTCGGGCCCCTCGTGGCGGCAGCCAAGGGCCGGGGCGGCAAGCCCGTCCTCCTCAAGCTCGCGCCGGATCTCACCGATGAAGCAGTGGACGAGCTGGCCGACCTCGCCGTCGAGGAGGGCCTCGCCGGTCTGATCCTCGCGAACACGACCATCGGCCGCCCGACGGCGGAGTCGGAGGCGATCGCCCGGGAGGCCGGCGGCATGAGCGGCGCGCCCCTCCTCCCCCGCTCCCTGGAGATCGTCCGCCGCGTGCGCCGGCGCCTCGGCGATCGGCTCCCGATCATCGGCGTGGGCGGGATCTTCGGCGCGGAGGACGCCTACCGCATGATCCGGGCGGGCGCGACGCTGGTGCAGGTCTACACCGGCTTCGTCTATCAGGGCCCCGGCATGGTGAGGACGATGGAGCAGGGCCTGATCCGCCTGCTGGATCGCGACGGGCTCGCGAAGATCGCGGACGCGGTGGGCCTCGACGCAAAGGACTGA
- a CDS encoding 1-acyl-sn-glycerol-3-phosphate acyltransferase, producing MSTTETKAAPAAMHTRYGPLFRRLFRHFFEPVRFPDEAQALLEDLARRGTIVYVMRSAGILNFLYFNWAFARRGLPLARAVLGLSTFLYRPLVLILRRRTARGAEAVLQSARAGEASMVFLRRPSVLRSRGSSTDDPFAALVALQRTTDRPIYLVPQLLIFKRAPSRLRPGVTDVVLGSAEVPGRIHAFTSFLFNYKRSVVKVGMPIDLSEVVRAETGVPDEILARKVRGSLGVGLARELRSVVGPRLKSQRRMIDETLRDRALRAELVREAEASSRDLAVVEEEARRCLREISARYSPAWIDGANAVARWLFNRLYDGIDIDEEGLRAAAEASKQAPIVICPTHRSHIDYLLVSHVLVERGVTPPLVAAGANLSFWPLGPIFRRTGAFFIRRSFKGQRVYAASLSAYIRKVCRDGYTQEFYPEGGRTRTGRLLQPKFGLISIEVDAWIAGARDDLCFVPTAIDYEKIIEARAYARELAGGEKRREDIRGLLKTPAVLLSRWGRVHLQVAPPISLAALAKERGFDRSSFRRDERKALIRALAHRIARGMGDVQTITASSLTAAGLLHPFGPVLRSSELEARIRLLRKLAEAKRARFSKAMSIAPSDPTIPGPIREALAGFEADKAVKTFEQDGERAFRVEAHARSALDFYKNNIVHHFTEEAIVAASLLALGGATTRAKLTEPIGWLSRLLKNELSFRTDVSMDATIDEALERLDALGLLVREAESVRIREGQEPGMRLLRGQLADLIEAFRLLATTLDELSGGPMDRKRLVERCFVRGKEALDSGVIQGAEALSRPTFESAIAWLVEQGHLVPEGEKRLGLSEEWKPREPRQAFVDRLDRFLADGPA from the coding sequence ATGTCGACCACCGAGACGAAGGCCGCACCGGCGGCCATGCACACCCGCTACGGCCCGTTGTTCCGCAGGCTGTTCCGGCATTTCTTCGAGCCCGTCCGCTTCCCGGACGAGGCGCAGGCCCTGCTGGAGGATCTCGCCCGCCGCGGAACGATCGTCTACGTGATGCGGTCTGCGGGCATCCTCAACTTCCTCTACTTCAACTGGGCGTTCGCGCGCCGCGGCCTCCCCCTGGCGCGGGCAGTGCTCGGCCTCTCGACCTTCCTCTACCGGCCCCTGGTGCTGATCCTCCGGCGGCGCACCGCGCGGGGAGCCGAAGCGGTGCTCCAGAGCGCACGCGCCGGTGAAGCCTCGATGGTCTTCCTGCGCCGCCCCTCCGTGCTGCGCTCCCGGGGCTCGTCCACCGACGATCCCTTCGCCGCCCTGGTGGCGCTGCAGCGCACCACCGATCGCCCGATCTACCTCGTCCCCCAGCTCCTGATCTTCAAGCGCGCGCCGTCGCGGCTGCGTCCTGGCGTCACGGACGTGGTCCTCGGCTCGGCGGAGGTCCCGGGCCGGATCCACGCATTCACGTCCTTCCTCTTCAACTACAAGCGGTCGGTCGTGAAGGTCGGGATGCCGATCGACCTCTCGGAGGTGGTCCGGGCGGAGACCGGCGTCCCGGACGAGATCCTGGCACGGAAGGTCCGGGGCAGCCTCGGCGTCGGCCTCGCGAGGGAGCTCCGCTCCGTCGTCGGGCCGAGGCTCAAGAGCCAGCGACGGATGATCGACGAGACCCTGCGGGACCGGGCCTTGCGCGCGGAGCTCGTCAGGGAGGCGGAGGCCTCCAGCCGCGACCTCGCGGTGGTGGAGGAAGAGGCCCGCCGTTGCCTCCGCGAGATCTCGGCGAGGTACTCGCCCGCGTGGATCGACGGCGCGAACGCCGTGGCGCGCTGGCTCTTCAACCGGCTCTACGACGGCATCGACATCGACGAGGAGGGCCTTCGCGCGGCGGCGGAGGCGAGCAAGCAGGCGCCGATCGTGATCTGCCCCACCCACCGGAGCCACATCGACTACCTGCTCGTCAGCCACGTCCTCGTGGAGCGCGGCGTCACGCCGCCGCTGGTGGCGGCAGGCGCCAACCTCTCGTTCTGGCCCCTGGGGCCGATCTTCCGGCGGACGGGCGCCTTCTTCATCCGGCGCAGCTTCAAGGGCCAGCGGGTCTACGCGGCCTCCCTGTCGGCCTACATCCGCAAGGTCTGCCGTGACGGCTACACCCAGGAGTTCTATCCGGAGGGCGGCCGCACCCGGACCGGGCGACTCCTCCAGCCCAAGTTCGGCCTGATCTCGATCGAGGTGGACGCCTGGATCGCGGGCGCCCGCGACGACCTCTGCTTCGTGCCGACGGCGATCGACTACGAGAAGATCATCGAGGCCCGCGCCTACGCCCGCGAGCTCGCCGGCGGCGAGAAGAGGCGCGAGGACATCCGGGGCCTGCTCAAGACCCCTGCCGTGCTCCTCTCGCGATGGGGACGGGTGCACCTCCAGGTCGCCCCGCCGATCTCCCTGGCGGCGCTGGCCAAGGAACGTGGCTTCGATCGGAGCTCGTTCCGGAGGGACGAGCGCAAGGCCCTGATCCGGGCCCTCGCCCACCGCATCGCCCGCGGCATGGGCGACGTGCAGACGATCACCGCCTCCTCGCTGACGGCGGCGGGCCTCCTCCATCCTTTCGGGCCGGTCCTCCGCTCATCCGAGCTCGAGGCCCGGATCCGCCTCCTCCGCAAGCTCGCCGAGGCGAAGCGGGCCCGCTTCTCGAAGGCGATGTCCATCGCACCGTCGGACCCCACGATCCCCGGTCCGATCCGCGAGGCGCTGGCGGGCTTCGAGGCCGACAAGGCGGTGAAGACCTTCGAGCAGGACGGCGAGCGCGCCTTCCGGGTCGAGGCTCACGCCCGGAGTGCTCTCGACTTCTACAAGAACAACATCGTCCACCACTTCACCGAGGAGGCGATCGTCGCGGCGTCGCTCCTCGCGCTCGGCGGCGCGACGACGCGGGCGAAGCTCACCGAGCCGATCGGCTGGCTCTCGCGGCTCCTCAAGAACGAGCTCTCCTTCCGGACCGACGTCTCCATGGACGCCACCATCGACGAGGCCCTGGAGCGCCTCGACGCGCTGGGGCTCCTGGTGCGCGAGGCCGAGTCCGTGCGGATCCGGGAGGGGCAGGAGCCGGGCATGCGCCTCCTCCGGGGACAGCTCGCCGACCTGATCGAGGCCTTCCGGCTCCTCGCCACCACGCTGGACGAGCTCTCGGGCGGGCCCATGGATCGCAAGCGCCTCGTCGAGCGCTGCTTCGTCCGCGGCAAGGAGGCCCTCGACTCGGGCGTCATCCAGGGTGCCGAGGCGCTCTCCAGGCCGACCTTCGAGAGCGCCATCGCCTGGCTCGTGGAGCAGGGCCACCTGGTCCCCGAGGGCGAGAAGCGCCTCGGGCTCTCGGAGGAGTGGAAGCCGCGGGAGCCGCGCCAGGCCTTCGTGGATCGGCTCGATCGCTTCCTGGCGGACGGGCCCGCCTAG
- the rimI gene encoding ribosomal protein S18-alanine N-acetyltransferase, which produces MRNRARLFDEEEASRDGFLLRRMHLDELAEVTALEHRAFAHPWSPELLRRELTHDWSTILLALEPREDGEPVIVGFVIFWVVVDEIHILNVAVDPPQRRRGIARMLLEELLDRGQKAGLVVATLEVRRSNEGAIALYQGLGFRVVGIRKGYYAEEREDAIVMVRDLA; this is translated from the coding sequence ATGAGGAATCGGGCCCGCCTCTTCGACGAAGAAGAGGCCTCGCGGGACGGGTTCCTGCTCCGCAGGATGCACCTGGACGAGCTGGCCGAGGTGACCGCCCTCGAGCACCGCGCGTTCGCGCACCCGTGGTCGCCGGAGCTCTTGCGGCGCGAGCTCACCCATGACTGGTCCACGATCCTCCTGGCGCTGGAGCCTCGGGAAGATGGCGAGCCGGTCATCGTGGGCTTCGTGATCTTCTGGGTCGTCGTCGATGAGATCCACATCCTGAACGTCGCGGTGGATCCGCCGCAGCGTCGTCGCGGGATCGCGCGAATGCTTCTGGAGGAGCTCCTGGATCGCGGGCAGAAGGCGGGCCTCGTCGTCGCCACCCTCGAGGTGCGGCGCAGCAACGAGGGGGCGATCGCGCTCTACCAGGGGCTCGGCTTCCGCGTGGTGGGGATCCGGAAGGGCTACTACGCCGAGGAGCGGGAAGACGCGATCGTGATGGTCCGGGACCTGGCGTAG
- a CDS encoding response regulator transcription factor has protein sequence MVEDDDDCRDGIVEYLEAEGFQVRAFADGRSALERIQEVPPALVLLDLRIPGVDGAALVQAVREGKRRAKATPIYVISGAIDAQSGTEVAWGERVDGVFEKPINFPYLLERVREYVTAGS, from the coding sequence GTGGTCGAGGACGACGACGACTGCCGCGACGGCATCGTGGAGTACCTCGAGGCCGAGGGCTTCCAGGTGAGGGCCTTCGCCGACGGGCGCTCCGCCCTGGAGCGGATCCAGGAGGTGCCCCCGGCCCTCGTGCTCCTCGACCTCCGGATCCCCGGCGTGGACGGCGCGGCCCTGGTCCAGGCGGTTCGCGAAGGGAAGCGCCGGGCGAAGGCGACGCCGATCTACGTGATCTCGGGCGCGATCGATGCGCAGTCCGGCACCGAAGTCGCCTGGGGCGAGCGGGTCGATGGCGTCTTCGAGAAGCCGATCAACTTCCCGTACCTGCTCGAGCGGGTCCGGGAGTACGTGACCGCCGGCTCTTGA
- a CDS encoding DnaJ C-terminal domain-containing protein: MATNSDLYGLLGVPKTATADELKTAYRRLARKYHPDVNPGDKAAEEKFKEINNAFDILSDPKKRPLYDELGMDAAKIGWDPEKAAAFRQWKTGQGAPRGGSPFDFEGVEAVDFGDLFGDLFGTGFGGARPGAGFRGPGVRRPEPGQDFGERVEIDLVEAVQGTERQLRLPRKEGSRITVKIPAGIADGGKVRLAGQGGPGVRGGPPGDLYLEIHIRPHPWIRREGDDLHVSLPLTVGEAISGATVDLPTFDGTVQLKVPPGTQSGKKLRLRGKGVPHLRGTGRGDLYAEARVIVPSGDRAKELGKSLDSLYSESVRAGLVL; the protein is encoded by the coding sequence ATGGCAACGAACTCCGATCTATACGGCCTCCTCGGCGTGCCCAAGACCGCCACGGCGGACGAGCTGAAGACGGCCTATCGGCGCCTCGCCCGCAAGTACCACCCCGACGTCAACCCCGGGGACAAGGCCGCAGAGGAGAAGTTCAAGGAGATCAACAACGCCTTCGACATCCTCTCGGACCCGAAGAAGCGCCCCCTCTACGACGAGCTGGGCATGGACGCGGCCAAGATCGGCTGGGATCCGGAGAAGGCCGCCGCCTTCCGCCAGTGGAAGACCGGCCAGGGCGCCCCACGCGGCGGAAGCCCCTTCGATTTCGAGGGAGTGGAGGCGGTCGACTTCGGCGATCTCTTCGGCGACCTCTTCGGGACGGGTTTCGGCGGCGCCCGGCCGGGAGCCGGCTTCCGCGGCCCCGGGGTGCGGAGGCCCGAGCCGGGCCAGGACTTCGGCGAGAGGGTCGAGATCGATCTGGTCGAGGCCGTCCAGGGGACCGAGCGCCAGCTCCGCCTGCCTCGCAAAGAGGGCTCCCGCATCACCGTGAAGATCCCCGCCGGGATCGCCGACGGAGGAAAGGTGCGCCTCGCGGGACAGGGCGGCCCCGGCGTGCGCGGCGGCCCGCCGGGCGATCTCTACCTCGAGATCCACATCCGGCCCCACCCCTGGATCCGCCGTGAGGGCGACGATCTCCACGTGTCCCTCCCCCTCACGGTGGGTGAGGCCATCTCCGGCGCCACGGTCGACCTCCCGACCTTCGACGGCACGGTGCAGCTCAAGGTCCCGCCGGGAACGCAGAGCGGCAAGAAGCTGCGCCTGCGCGGAAAGGGAGTTCCCCACCTCCGCGGCACCGGGCGCGGCGATCTCTACGCGGAGGCCCGCGTGATCGTCCCCTCCGGAGATCGCGCGAAGGAGCTTGGAAAGAGCCTCGACTCGCTCTATTCGGAGTCGGTGCGAGCCGGGCTCGTACTCTAG
- a CDS encoding HEAT repeat domain-containing protein produces the protein MGLFDFLGGSKEDRETKKIRELSKKTQEKYGDPATRARALEGLRDIGTPAAIGALLQRFGVKTEPGITDAEEKEYTLSLVTSFGDKAVEPVLDFIRRSDNVAWAVRCLDELVPEPELVTLLSGILQKLSQEYARDPEKKVVLVNRLSTVRDPAIVPVLLPLLEDPSDEVRTSTLNNLVSQDATSAAGAIADCLVQAEAPRVRAAAAAALADLAAPVEDRRDALAGKLPAGFALDKDGIVRRS, from the coding sequence TTGGGCCTGTTCGATTTCCTTGGAGGCAGCAAAGAGGATCGCGAAACGAAGAAGATCCGCGAGCTCTCCAAGAAGACGCAGGAGAAGTACGGCGATCCGGCGACCCGCGCTCGGGCTCTCGAGGGCCTGCGCGACATCGGAACGCCTGCGGCGATCGGCGCCCTCCTGCAGCGCTTCGGGGTGAAGACCGAGCCGGGCATCACCGACGCCGAGGAGAAGGAGTACACGCTCAGCCTAGTGACCTCGTTCGGCGACAAGGCCGTTGAGCCGGTGCTCGACTTCATCCGCCGCAGCGACAACGTCGCGTGGGCGGTGCGCTGCCTCGACGAATTGGTGCCGGAGCCTGAGCTCGTGACGCTCCTCTCGGGGATCCTGCAGAAGCTCTCGCAGGAGTACGCCCGCGATCCCGAGAAGAAGGTCGTGCTGGTGAATCGCCTCTCGACCGTCCGTGATCCCGCCATCGTCCCGGTCCTGCTGCCCCTCCTCGAGGATCCGTCCGACGAGGTCCGCACCTCCACGTTGAACAACCTGGTCTCGCAGGACGCCACCTCGGCCGCCGGCGCGATCGCGGACTGCCTCGTTCAGGCGGAGGCGCCCAGGGTCCGCGCCGCGGCCGCCGCTGCGCTGGCGGATCTCGCGGCGCCGGTGGAAGATCGCCGCGACGCGCTCGCGGGCAAGCTCCCGGCGGGCTTCGCCCTCGACAAGGACGGGATCGTCCGGCGCAGCTAA